The region AACGCCCGGATCACGGTCTGGCCCGAGACCACCGCCGTATGCGGCCACAGCGCCCCGGCCAATACTTCGGGGATGCCGAAAAGCTGATCTTTTTCATAAAAGCGGAGGATATTGCATCCCGGCCGGTCAAGCACAAGCACCCGCCCCTCTTCGACAAGATAGAAGAAATCCGCCGGCCGACCCTCGCGGAAGAGGACTTCGCCATCCATCATGCGGGCTGAAGGGATCTGCGTGCTCATGCCACCACCTTGTCCGGGGTCATGTTTTTCTTGACCGTATCGCTTGCAAGGGAGCGGGCAAATACCCAGCTTGTCCTGTCTTCATCCTGCCAGCAGTTTTCCACCAGCTCCCGCGGCAGGACAAGCACCTCGCACCGGCTTGTCGCCAGCACATCTGCCTCGTAGCTCTCCAGTGCGAGAAAAGAGACAAAGCTGAGAAAATGCCCTGCCAGGAGCTCGCCTTCATTGACGATAGGATGCCGGGCCCTGGCGCTGCCTTCGAGCAGGAAATACGCCTGGTCGGTGGACGCCCCGGCGGTGATGATCGCCTTGCCCTTGTCAATGATCTGGCGTGGATAGGCCAGCGCTTCGGCATCCACGCGCAACGGTGTTTTCATATCAGCTTCCTCTACGGTGAATAAACGACACAGGAAGAGGAATGTTAGCCGCGCGCGTGAAAATCACCCGCCGGACCGAAGCGGTTTCAGTCGCGTTCCTTCAGCACGGTGATCAGCGCGTTGACATGTTCCTCGGAAAGGTGGAACTCACGACGCATCTGCTCAATTTTCTCCATCTCGTCCTCGGTCAAAAGGCCATCGCTGAGGGCGTGGGCGATCTCGGCCTCGATGATCATCTTGCGCTGGGCAATCTGGTTGGAGAAGGCCGAGGCAACGATACCTGTCAGCATCGCCACCACGCATACCCCCATGAGCGCGGTGATGGCGCCGACGATCCGGCCGACCGGCGTGATCGGCGAGACATCTCCATATCCGACGGTGGTGAGGGTGATCAGCGACCACCACATCGTCTCGGGAATGGAGGAAAACTTGTCCGGCTGGGCTTCGTTTTCCACCAGATACATGACCGCGCTCGACATGAAGAGCGCGATCAGCAAAAGATACATCGCCGCGCCAAAAGAACTGAGCTCGGATTTGACCGCCGTCAAGAGATCCTCGAGCGCCGAGGAATAATGCGAGATCTTGAAGAGCCGGACAAGACGCATGGCGCGGAGCCAGCGCAGATCCATGTCGCCGATGAAAAGCGGCAGGATACTCGGCAGAATGGCGAGAAGATCGATCAGCCCGGTGAAACTGAAGATATATTCGAGCCGCCGGGCGGAAGCCGAGGTGTATTTGCTGGTCTCATTGGCTTTGCTCGCCCAGATGCGCAGCAGATATTCGATCCCGAAGATGGTGACCGACAGCATCTCAAAGGCGAAGAACTCATCGGCATAGGCAATGCTCAGACGGTCGATAGATTCCAGCGAGATCGCAACGATATTGAGGATGATCAGCAACCCGAGCAGGCGGTC is a window of Alphaproteobacteria bacterium LSUCC0684 DNA encoding:
- a CDS encoding Crp/Fnr family transcriptional regulator, with translation MSTQIPSARMMDGEVLFREGRPADFFYLVEEGRVLVLDRPGCNILRFYEKDQLFGIPEVLAGALWPHTAVVSGQTVIRAFPARLLFERVEKMPASHQDFINSMAALGT
- a CDS encoding cyclic nucleotide-binding domain-containing protein, whose protein sequence is MKTPLRVDAEALAYPRQIIDKGKAIITAGASTDQAYFLLEGSARARHPIVNEGELLAGHFLSFVSFLALESYEADVLATSRCEVLVLPRELVENCWQDEDRTSWVFARSLASDTVKKNMTPDKVVA
- a CDS encoding ion transporter, which translates into the protein MITQQRMLQILERGSKDDRASMMVDRLLGLLIILNIVAISLESIDRLSIAYADEFFAFEMLSVTIFGIEYLLRIWASKANETSKYTSASARRLEYIFSFTGLIDLLAILPSILPLFIGDMDLRWLRAMRLVRLFKISHYSSALEDLLTAVKSELSSFGAAMYLLLIALFMSSAVMYLVENEAQPDKFSSIPETMWWSLITLTTVGYGDVSPITPVGRIVGAITALMGVCVVAMLTGIVASAFSNQIAQRKMIIEAEIAHALSDGLLTEDEMEKIEQMRREFHLSEEHVNALITVLKERD